In Humulus lupulus chromosome 7, drHumLupu1.1, whole genome shotgun sequence, the following are encoded in one genomic region:
- the LOC133792251 gene encoding uncharacterized protein LOC133792251: protein MIVAARLSTILQKAAAGKPDLANHFQAAAAAAAVATAAAAAAAAAAEAAAAAAAAEAAAAAAAAAAVAAAAAAAASTAAAAAATATAAAVAAATAAAAAEATAAAEAAEAAVMAEAAAAAPAASAPAAVAAAAAAAAEAAAAAPAAAAAAAAAAAAAAAAAAAAAAAAAAAAAAAAVVGAVVVVCSDSSSSGNSSCRSGGGGSSGGSGSGNSSNGSGSSSSSL, encoded by the exons CAAAAGGCGGCCGCTGGAAAACCCGACTTAGCGAATCACTTCCAGGCGG cagcggcggcggcggcggTAGCAACGGCAGCGGCAGCAGCGGCGGCGGCAGCGGCAGAGGCAgcagcggcggcggcggcggcagaggcagcagcggcggcggcggcggctGCGGCAGTGGCTGCAGCGGCGGCAGCGGCAGCGTCGAcagcggcggcggcggcggcaaCGGCGACAGCGGCAGCAGTGGCGGCGGCAACAGCGGCGGCGGCGGCAGAGGCAACGGCAGCAGCAGAGGCGGCAGAGGCAGCGGTAATGGCAGAAGCAGCGGCGGCGGCACCGGCAGCGTCGGCACCGGCGGCTGTGGCGGCGGCGGCAGCGGCAGCAGCGGAGGCAGCGGCGGCGGCACCGGCAGCGGCGGCAGCAGCAGCGGCAGCGGCGGCAGCGGCAGCGGCGGCAGCGGCAGCGGCGGCAGCGGCAGCGGCAGCGGCGGCAGcggcagcagcagtagtaggtgcagtagtagtagtttgtagtgaTAGCAGCAGCAGCGGCAACAGCAGTTGTAGGAGCGGCGGCGGCGGCAGCAGCGGCGGCAGCGGCAGCGGCAACAGCAGCAacggtagtggtagcagtagtagtagtttgtag